A stretch of DNA from Deferribacterota bacterium:
GGGATATTTGGGAATTTTTTTATTTATGACCATTGAAAGTTCTTTTATCCCTTTTCCAAGCGAACTTGTTATGCCCCCTGCCGGCTATCTATGTAGCAAGGGCGCAATGTCTATATATTTAGTTATTATTTTTGGTACATTGGGGAGTTTATTTGGAGCACTGATAAATTATTATCTATCCTATACAATAGGTTTACCTTTCCTATTAAAATATGGGAGATTCATTTTTATTAACCAAAAAATGTTAAAGAAGGTGGAAGTATTTTTTTTAAAACATGGT
This window harbors:
- a CDS encoding DedA family protein, which gives rise to MTIESSFIPFPSELVMPPAGYLCSKGAMSIYLVIIFGTLGSLFGALINYYLSYTIGLPFLLKYGRFIFINQKMLKKVEVFFLKHG